CTCGGAACTTTTCCTGGTTCCAGCCCTGCTTTCTTCAGAAACAAGATCAAAAGGACAAGTTAAAGATAAGAAGTCTTCCGCAAGTCAATtgtatcaaagaaaaccaaTAGAAAAATAGTGGACTATCAGTTCCTACGAGCAATAACGATAGCAATAATAGCAACACATCTCTTCTTTAAAAAGTGCAGTTTTACGCACAGCTAACTTTGTCAGCAACATGAAAAgaattctttgataaaatttcGTTGCaagagtttttttttttttccttagCACATTTTTAACATTTTTCTATCAacgttttcaatttcttgatgttCCGGATTAAACTATAATTGAACATTTTGTTACAGAAGCTGAATACTAAGCTAGAAGCACATATCTCAATGAAGCCAGAAGCAACTTCTGTGTCATGGGAAAGTCTATCGTATAAAATCCAGCCATGGATACATGATGCGATGATCTCATTAGGTTTTACATCAATGACACCGGTCCAAGCATCAACAATTCCACTTTTATCTCAACACAAGGACGTTGTAGTTGAAGCGGTTACCGGTTCAGGAAAAACTCTAGCATATATTATACCagttttggagaaaatcaCCAAACTTTTAGAGGAAaatgaattgaagaagggACATTTCGGTGCTCTGATAGTAGCGCCAACTAGAGAATTAGCAGACCAAATAGATACTGTCATGAATTCGATTCTTGAACTTCAACCAGAGAatgtgaaaaatataaaatcaCAGAGATTAGTTGGATCCATTCAAAGTGTAAGGGAAGATTTGAGCACCTTTTTGTTGGAAAAGCCACAGATTCTAATTGGTACACCTGGTAGAGtcattgatttcttatcaaacaattcagTCAAGACTTCAAAATGCGAGATATTGATTCTGGATGAGGCCGACAAACTTTTGGATATTGGATTTATCAATGACACTCAATCAATTGTTCGGTTTTTACCAAGTCAACGAAGAACCGGTTTGTTTTCGGCAACAATATCTGGTGCAGGTAACGAAATTTTTAAAACGGGTATGACAAACCCTGTAAAAGTGACTGTCAAATCTTCGTCGCTCGCCGCTGCAGCCGCTCCACAGAGCTTGAATCTCTCATATATGGTTGTTAAACCATCactgaagttgaaaatccTGTTTAATATGATACTTAAATTTCGATTTAAAAAAGCAATTGTTTACTTCCCAACCAATTTTGCAGTTACTCAtttttattcaatatttACACATCTCTTGGAAAAGTCCGAACATGTCCAAGGTGAGTTAGATATCGTCATATCTTCTTTACATGGTAAATTAGATGCAAAGCCACGTATGAAAACATTAAGCAAATTTGCTGAAGGATATGCGACAAAATCTGTGCTATTTACAACAGACGTTGCAGCAAGAGGATTGGATATTCCTGATGTTGATTTAGTTATCCAATTAGATCCCCCAACTGAACCTGATGTTTTTTTGCACAGATGTGGTAGAACAGGAAGAGCAAATAGGATTGGTAATGCAATTACCATGTTAAGCGAAGGTAGAGAAGAGGAATACGTTaactttttggatattAAAAACATCCAGCTTAGAAAACAGGATGTGCCCAGTGTTTCCGATAAAGAGAGTGAATGGTATAATCAGGAGTTTAAGAGTTGGTTGTTAGTTGATAGAATACGGTATGATCACTCTGTAAGGTGCTACGTTGCATATGTTCGATACTATTCCAAGCATGTTGCATCTTCTATTTTCCGCCTTTCTGAGCTAGACTATTATAGCTTGGCTAAATTACATGGCCTAACGAGATTTCCGAAAATGCCGGAGAATAAGTACATCAAGAGTTTCCCTGAAGACGGTTGGATAGACGATTCTATAGATTTTGACCATTATCAGTACAAAGACACGGCTAAAGAAGAGGCACGACTACAAGAACTCAAAACAGAACGgagaaagaaggaaagaaaagaaaaagctttgttgaagaaagagctgaaagaaaaaaactctGCTTGGAGTAAAAAAGTGGAGagcaaagaaacaaaattggaaagaagagagaagaTGGCAAAGAGAAGGGAAGCTGTTGAAgctgaaatcaaaagacaaagagaacaagaagatTCTGATGAATcagaagttgaagttgattggAAAGACCTGGTTCGTGCaaataagaaaaagaaggctAAGGTCCAAAGCAATGgcttttttgatgatttatAAACTGTATCTATAGAAAATTATCTAAATGTAGATTTAAAACGgtcaaaaaagaagaacaaaaaagaagctCAATATCATACATTCAAAACATCTTCCAGTGTAAGGTTTTTATCCACTTTTAATGCTTCCTTCCAAAACTTAGATAAATGACGAGAGCCGGAATCACAGGCAATAATGACTATCCTAGAACCAGGGGCTGCATTTTTAGCCACTTTGACTGCCGCAACAGCATTAATGCTGCTGCTTGAACCTACAAACAATCCGTCATTTGAGCTTAAAAATCTAGCCATGCGAACTGCTTGCTCATCAGTAACCCTAATGGCATCATCGACACAGTGTTCACCCTGAAGAAAATTATGAGTAATTCTGTTCAAACCAACACCCTCAATTATTGTATCAACTTGATGTCTACGTCTAGTACCTTCCTTTTCCACAGTGTCGTACATCACGCCATATTTTACTCGGTTGAACATACCTGAGCCCTGTGGATCAGctaaaaatattttgactTTCCTGCTGACAGACTTCAGGAACTTGGAACATCCAGCAATAGTTCCTCCAGTTCCAGAGCCCGTAATGAAATAATCAATGTTGTGATCCATTTGCTCCCAAATTTCGGGCCCCGTAGTGTTATAATGAACTCTCCAATTGTTATCGTTTTCAAACTGATCAGCAAAAACCCCATTTGCTTGTGTGGATTTATCATTTCTGAGTGCTAGTGCTCCTTTCCTAGCTGCATTGACATACTGGTTTGGATCAACAATCGATGCAGGCTTTACTTTCTCAATCTCTGCACCATAACTATCCAAAAGCTGAAGTTTTTCTAAAGAGGTGTCATCGGGCAAACAGATGTGGGCAGTGTAGCCAAGAGAATTGCATAACATTGCAAATGAAATTCCTGTTGAACCAGAAGTGCCTTCAAACAATACATCTCCTCTTCCAGGCACTAActctccaatttcttcaaagtgCCTGATGACAGACAATGCAACTCTATCTTTGGCCGAGCCTCCAGGATTTGCAAGTTCTAACTTGGCATAAATCTCACAGCCGGTTGCCTCAGACAAAGATTTGATTCTAACCATTGGTGTATTTCCTATCAAGTCAGCAACATTTTCACGCTTTCTGGGGACATCTTTCGCAGCCCCATTCAAAGacttgatgattttgtaAGTAAGTATAGAAGCACTGACTGATACTATAACTGAGTATACAAAGGCCTTGCCTGACATGTTATTATGCTTGATAGGTAAATTTTATTCAACAAATTATTTATAAGAATAATTCCGTACTGAACGAAAATCCATCAACGCATGAAAAATGCCCGATATGAGCGAAATTGAACGCCATAAACCGTTTGACCAGAATAAGAGAACAACTTGTATTGCCCTGACAAAACGATAAAGATGAATTTTGGAGATAACCTGACCAAGTTATATGAACGGGCTAGGACAAATGATGCGGTTGTTTTGTTCAATGCCTTTACAAATAAATACATCCTTAGAACACTTAATAAAACAGAGTTTACGTCACATTTAGTACAATCAGCACCTTCTAGAATAGTTACAGTTACATTAATATACATGGGTATTTTATTAGCTGCATATGAAATTGTGCTACATACTGGTGTGTTTTTGGGGATTTGGAAGAATCCGGCTGATGAAGTGTTCAAGGAGATTCCAGTTCACTGTGCACACGTCTATGTCAACATAAACCTGATAAAAAAGGAGGATGCAAGAAGGAAACATGATCAATCAGTAAAGCCAAAGTATCTTCTCAAGTACCCTATTGTGTACCACTTCGAATTCAGTCCTGAAGAATACGCACatgaagaatttggaaCAGATTTGAAGTTCTTGAAAGGCAAAGTTCAACAATGGTTTCTGACCTCAGAGGTATACCATCACAACAAGGAGGAAATCAGTGAAGAAATTACGATGGATGACTTCAAATTCTATAATAAACACCGGGAGCTATTGGTGGGAGACGACAAATACCTTTGTGATTTGGATATCGGAACAGGAGAAACAGTTTACTGTGTCATTCATTATTAagtgaaaagaaaaaagaatcTTCCTTCAGTCCCTGACTCTATAGTTGTCTCTGTAGCCATATCTAGAATTATTCTTCTTATAACGTGGATCATATTCTCGTGAGTCTCTCTCGACCGAACGGTAATTATTATGCTTGCCACCTTTTGCTGAGTGTTCTTTATTCTTGCACCTATTATGCATCCCATGATCCTTTTCAAATCTCCCTTCACTATTCCTAGATGTCTTTTTATTCGTCTCGATTCTTGCTCTCAAAGAGTTGGCCTTTTCCTGTCTAGCTAAATACTCCTgtcttttgatttgttgaagtttCATTGTGTATAACGGATCGTCCTTTGATAGTTTggctatttttttcttagtACTCATCTCCCCACTTTGGTTGTCCTGATTGATATATCCCTCCCCTGTCTTCATAACTTTTTCCATCCGTGTTAgttttttatcttttttgGCGTTATCAACCAATGCATCGACAACCGAACGTTTCCCAAGTAGgatatcttcatcaattttctcACCATCTGTGCTGGCAGACTGTTCACTGCCGTACATCCAACTGATATTTTTGTCCTTCCTCTTTGTTAAGTCTTTTGAAGGCTCGGTTAACGATAAAAGCTCATTCTTTTCGTTAATCTCATCTAACTTGGCCTTATGAAGCTGATTTTTCCGATGTTCTCTAAGAAGTTCTTGTTCTCTTTGCCAGACTATTTCTCTGTTCTTTAGTAACTTAGGGTTCCATGATTTCTTAAGGTTTAGATCCGATGGCATGACGGATATCAGAACAAGGCTGTCCTTGATGTTCGATGGTGACAGTGTGGGGAGAAGAAAAGTATATAGGCCATCTCATAGGCATACTCATTCTGTAggttctttttttttctcttgttaTTCTCGGTTTTTTACCAATCAATAAAACAGAAGTTAaacttttccattttagcataaataaatgaaaatagaatGCACAATCATCCATTGGTGTAATCATTATAttacaaatataaatatacataCCAACAAATGAACAAGTcaatataaaaaagaaaagaaagaattaATGAGAGGTAACAGACACCTCAAAGATAATCAGAGCGTTCTGTGTGTTTCCTCATGGTAGAATCGAACAGACAGTTTATATaatgacattgaaaaacagTCTCATCATTTCAACACATCGACGCATCTACCATATGTTTAGAGTTTTGTTCCTTATAAATGACCCAAAACaaagggggaaaaaaactaaaaaccATGgattttgatgtttttctttttgatacCTAGAGTTTGGACCATAAATTCCATAATCTTCAGACGTTGGTCACCTTGCAACTGGATAACTTCACCTAGCTCGTCATCCTTGACGATGTTACCATTACAAGCAAACTCCTTCTTGATGACTTTTaagatcttcttcaaatcataTTCATCAGGCAAACCTTGAACAGTGGTTAATGTCTTTCTACCGTTTCTTTGTTGGATACGAATGTGGATGTAGTTTGTAACTTcagtttcatcatcaccagTATCGGCGAAAGGATCTATAGAACGTGTCAAAATCGTGTTAGtatgttattgaagatcAATTTAATCCCTCCACACTTGTTCTATGCAAAATACGAAGCTTTTGCTCTTGCcaataggaaaaaaagaaaaaaaaattaaaaagaaaaaggatCAGTCGGAACAACTGTCGGTACTTTCCCAACAATCAACCCGTCTCTCCTGACTCCCATGTCTAGATGACAAACATACCAAAAGACTTTAGGTTCTCGATATTACTCATATAAAGGTCTGCTTGCCGTAAAGAGTTATTGCCCTAGAGAATAAACTCACCCTCTTCAACAGGAAATCTTACAAAGtcgaagaaaaaaaaaaatggctAAATAAGTGGCCGATTCATAGTGGCAAACCAAATGCGCGGAATTTGTTCGAGGCTGATGGCTCCAACATGAACAATCTATAAATGGATGGGTTTGTAAATGCACGCATACTATCAAGGCCGTAATTGAATACAATGGATGTTTTCATCCTTGGTTTCaagagaaggagagacAAAGAGGAGCCGCAAGACCAGCAGCAACATGTTCAGCTCGTCGAGACACGTCACAGACATCAGCACGGCGATCAAGAAGGCATGCACCCCTGAAGACACTGCTTCCAAGCGGAAACATGTGAGGGCCTGTATAGTGTACACGTGGGATCACAAGAGTTCCAAGGATTTCTGGGAGACAATGAAGGTCGTTCCTTTGAAGAACACCGACACACAGTTGTTTAAGGCGTTGATTCTCATCCACAAGGTGCTGCAGGAGGGACACCCTTCCGCATTGGTTGGAGGATTCAAGAACATGGAATGGATATCCAATTTGGACACCTTGAGAACTCTAGACAGACGGTTCCAGGTGCTAATTCCAGAATACGTCAATTACATCCTACAAAAGTTGAGGTTCCATCATAATCACCGCGGTTTCAATGGTACCTTTGAATATGAGGAGTATGTATCGTTGAGAACTGTATCGGATCCAAACGAGGGTTATGACGCTATCTTAGACTTGACTTCATTGCAAGACTCTTTAGACTCGTTTGGTAGAGATATTTTTGCAACGGTTCGTAATAACAACTCCGAATGTATCATTAGTGCATTGGTGCCAATTGTTGCAGAATCATATGGTATCTATAAATTCTTAATCTCAATGCTCAGGGCAATGTACAAAATGTCGGATTCGGCAGAAATTTTGGAACCGCTGAAGTCTAAATTTGAAGACCAGCATGAACGTCTATATGACTTTTATGCAAACTGCTCCAATATTCGGTACTTGACAACATTAATAACTATTCCGAAGCTACCATTCGAGGCCCCAAACTTGattattcaaaatgatgaagatgaaaacgTCAATTTACCGCCTTTGACAGAACAGAAAACTGCCGCTACGACTTTGAGGCATTCACCAACACCTTTTGAGCAAGAAAATGAGcgtcaacaacaacaagcTCCTATTGCGACCCAACCAACAGGTATGGTTAGAAATGCATTTGTTGAACAACAGCAACTCTATgagcagcaacaacaacaattggaGCAACAACGCCAGGCAGaattacaacaacaacagcaacagcaattggcacaacaacaatactGGGAGCAACAACAGAGACAACAAGCTGAAGCTCAACAGTTGGCTCAGCAGcagttgttgttggatcAGGCTCAAAGACATGCACAGGGACGAGTTGCTGAATTGGAAAGAGACATTTTAACTTTAAAGGGGCAGTATGATAATGATCAGCTCATGCTTCAGAGCTATGATCAAAAAGTTCAGGCGCTAGAGAATGAATTGGCATCCACGACTCAAACTGCACAAGAACAGTTGGCTTCCAAGGACGAGCAATTGAACTTACTacaagaacaagttgaatattggaaaaataaGTATGAATCCCTAGCCAAATTGTACTCTCAACTTAGAACTGAGCACCTAAACCTTTTGACTAAATCGAAAAAGATCCAACAGAAGGCTGCATCTGCTCAGGAAGCTATTGAAAAGCgtgaaaaacttgaaagGGACATGAAGGCCAAGAATATTGAATTGGCAGATTTGATCAAGGAAAGAGATAGGGCTAGATTAGAGCTTGAAAGATTCAAGAATGGCACTAAAACCGATCTGCAGActcttcaacttgaaaaggATGAACTGGAACAAAAGTTGGCTACCTTGGATAGGGCACAATCTGCTAATTTAACTGCTATTTTCAATCAACACAATAAGGAGTTGCAGGAATTGCAGAATAAATTTAAGGATGTTACCTTGAATGCACCCAGCGATGAGAAACTAAAACAACTTGAAGAGCAACTTCAAGAAAAGgatcttgaaattgaaatgatGCAACAAACTATGGATGAAACTATCAAAGATCTAGTAAAGACCCAAAATTctagagaagaaaaatctGAGATGCAGAATAAACTAAATTCTACCAAAGTTCTGGGCCTTATTGATGCTATTTTAAAATCGGGTATTAATAGAATTCAGGATGCTGTCTTTGAATTAGATTCTCCTATGCAAGCAGGTAATTTGAACTCTTCCCCGGAATATGTCTTAACTTTACTTGAGAAATCTTCTGGTTTGGTTACTGACTTTGCCTCAAGCTTTAATAACATGTTAGTAGATGGTGATAATGCCAATGAAGCTCTCGTCATTGATAGTATTACAAATTTTACAACATCAATCAGCGATATTTTACTGAATACAAAAGGTTTGACTAGATTAACAAAGCAGGATGATTTCCAAGATGATCTAATTGATACTGCGAAGGACATTGCTGAGATTTCTGAAGTTTATTTGGAGTCCCTATATCATTCGAATCTTGTCAATAAAAGTATTGATGATCAAACTGATATTGTAATCAATGGTAATATTGATGTTCAAGAGATCCTCCAAACATTATTACAGTTAGTAGAATCCATGAAGACACCTAGCTCCAAGATTGATCTCAGCAAAGTTGACGGTGAATTGAGTGATTTGGTTGATAAAGAAATGGAACATGCATCTAGAGTTATTGAGGAAGCTTCTGTTCATTTATCATCACTTTTGAATCAACCTTTTGATGTTTCAATGTCATCAATTGACATTGAAGTTAATAAGTCGATCTTGGCAGCTGCCTCCGCAATCATTACAGCCATTAAATACTTGATTCGTGCATCTATCGAATCTCAAGAAGAGATTGTCAATAATGGTAGAGGATCACATTCAAAAACGTCCTTTtataagaaaaataataagTGGACCGAAGGTTTAATATCAGCGTCTAAGTCAATTGCATATTCTACAAATACTTTGATAAGAATAGCAGACGGAGTCTTACAGAATAAGCATTCAAATGAAGAGTTGGTTGTGGCATCAAGAGAAGTTGCAGCATCCACAGCTCAGTTGGTTTCTGCCGCTAGAGTCAAATCCCAATTTATGTCAAAGACCCAGAACAAGCTAGAAGATGCGTCAAAGAAAGTCAACCTGGCTTGTAAACAACTAGTTGATCAAGTCAATAAATTGATAATTGGTAAACATGAAGTCGAAGATATCGATTATAGCAAACTTTCCATCCATGAAAATAAGACTGCGGAAATGGaacaacaagttgaaattttaaaactGGAGAACGCTCTTTCTTCAGCAAGAAAAAGATTGGGTGAAATCAGAAAGTTCAGTtataaagatgatgatagCGGTGAAGAGTGAATGTATATTTATGGTATATAGGTTATGATTAAATAGCGATAAAACTTATTTTATAATAGACTGCAATTGCAAAAATGGTTTTTTATGACCTAAGTATCccttgtttttatttgtcTTGCTCTTTTATTGGTAAACCAAATCCTCACTTGCGTTGGCGTCATGTTACACTTTTTAGCTATATATTCACGCTCGACACTGTTGGGGTTCTTTACTTTAGTAAATATTTGctcaagtttttctttaacaTCTTTTGATGGACGATGTCTTCGGTTGTGCCCACTATCAGTAGTTGAtgattcaatttcatttgtaatagaattcaaataatcataaattccaaaattttgTGAAAATATTGGAGTATTTTGTTCAGATAGTTGTGAGCCACTTAATTCTATGGTCAATGGCTCTCCCAATATATCGGAGGTTGTAGTGATTTCTGCTTGtgtaatttcaaaatcagagAGTTGGTATGGTTGTAACATTGGTATATCATTCAAGTTTTCAAGTGACAAGCTGTCATCCAAGATCCAGTGATCATCAAAAGTCAAATGTTCAGGCAGTCGGGGCGTATCAATGAGATTATTCATTAGCTTGTATTTTTCCCAAAAAAACTCTTTATACCTTTTAAATAGGTCCTCTACCAAAGTAAGGGGTAAATCATTGTTCATAAGAATTCCCACCTCCTTCTCAAAGGAATCTTGACAGTCATCAATTAATCTTCTTaagtttgaattttctgTCGTGGGAATACCACTCATTGATTCTAAACGCGGTAATTCGATATTTAAAGGTTTCCTTGTCTCATTCTTATCGCAAAACTCACTAGTTAAGCTGCATATCGTTAATATTGGAAGAATAATTGTCCCTACATCTTTCCCGAGTGACATTTCATACATTTAGTTGCTTTTTCTATATAATTCAAAACTAGCCATATTTAGTTGTCAGaacattgaagaaaaaaagcgTTCTTATAAATTAATACTTTCGAGCATAGAAATGAATTTTGAAACAGGACAATGTTTCATGCTTTGTTTCAAAGTCAAAAAGGTACTTTAGATTA
The Pichia kudriavzevii chromosome 2, complete sequence DNA segment above includes these coding regions:
- a CDS encoding uncharacterized protein (PKUD0B01540; similar to Saccharomyces cerevisiae YMR134W; ancestral locus Anc_2.397), with the translated sequence MNFGDNLTKLYERARTNDAVVLFNAFTNKYILRTLNKTEFTSHLVQSAPSRIVTVTLIYMGILLAAYEIVLHTGVFLGIWKNPADEVFKEIPVHCAHVYVNINLIKKEDARRKHDQSVKPKYLLKYPIVYHFEFSPEEYAHEEFGTDLKFLKGKVQQWFLTSEVYHHNKEEISEEITMDDFKFYNKHRELLVGDDKYLCDLDIGTGETVYCVIHY
- a CDS encoding uncharacterized protein (PKUD0B01570; similar to Saccharomyces cerevisiae YNL243W (SLA2); ancestral locus Anc_1.119): MFSSLVSREGETKRSRKTSSNMFSSSRHVTDISTAIKKACTPEDTASKRKHVRACIVYTWDHKSSKDFWETMKVVPLKNTDTQLFKALILIHKVLQEGHPSALVGGFKNMEWISNLDTLRTLDRRFQVLIPEYVNYILQKLRFHHNHRGFNGTFEYEEYVSLRTVSDPNEGYDAILDLTSLQDSLDSFGRDIFATVRNNNSECIISALVPIVAESYGIYKFLISMLRAMYKMSDSAEILEPLKSKFEDQHERLYDFYANCSNIRYLTTLITIPKLPFEAPNLIIQNDEDENVNLPPLTEQKTAATTLRHSPTPFEQENERQQQQAPIATQPTGMVRNAFVEQQQLYEQQQQQLEQQRQAELQQQQQQQLAQQQYWEQQQRQQAEAQQLAQQQLLLDQAQRHAQGRVAELERDILTLKGQYDNDQLMLQSYDQKVQALENELASTTQTAQEQLASKDEQLNLLQEQVEYWKNKYESLAKLYSQLRTEHLNLLTKSKKIQQKAASAQEAIEKREKLERDMKAKNIELADLIKERDRARLELERFKNGTKTDLQTLQLEKDELEQKLATLDRAQSANLTAIFNQHNKELQELQNKFKDVTLNAPSDEKLKQLEEQLQEKDLEIEMMQQTMDETIKDLVKTQNSREEKSEMQNKLNSTKVLGLIDAILKSGINRIQDAVFELDSPMQAGNLNSSPEYVLTLLEKSSGLVTDFASSFNNMLVDGDNANEALVIDSITNFTTSISDILLNTKGLTRLTKQDDFQDDLIDTAKDIAEISEVYLESLYHSNLVNKSIDDQTDIVINGNIDVQEILQTLLQLVESMKTPSSKIDLSKVDGELSDLVDKEMEHASRVIEEASVHLSSLLNQPFDVSMSSIDIEVNKSILAAASAIITAIKYLIRASIESQEEIVNNGRGSHSKTSFYKKNNKWTEGLISASKSIAYSTNTLIRIADGVLQNKHSNEELVVASREVAASTAQLVSAARVKSQFMSKTQNKLEDASKKVNLACKQLVDQVNKLIIGKHEVEDIDYSKLSIHENKTAEMEQQVEILKLENALSSARKRLGEIRKFSYKDDDSGEE
- a CDS encoding uncharacterized protein (PKUD0B01560; similar to Saccharomyces cerevisiae YNL244C (SUI1); ancestral locus Anc_1.118) is translated as MSNIENLKSFDPFADTGDDETEVTNYIHIRIQQRNGRKTLTTVQGLPDEYDLKKILKVIKKEFACNGNIVKDDELGEVIQLQGDQRLKIMEFMVQTLGIKKKNIKIHGF
- a CDS encoding uncharacterized protein (PKUD0B01520; similar to Saccharomyces cerevisiae YFL002C (SPB4); ancestral locus Anc_8.87), with product MKPEATSVSWESLSYKIQPWIHDAMISLGFTSMTPVQASTIPLLSQHKDVVVEAVTGSGKTLAYIIPVLEKITKLLEENELKKGHFGALIVAPTRELADQIDTVMNSILELQPENVKNIKSQRLVGSIQSVREDLSTFLLEKPQILIGTPGRVIDFLSNNSVKTSKCEILILDEADKLLDIGFINDTQSIVRFLPSQRRTGLFSATISGAGNEIFKTGMTNPVKVTVKSSSLAAAAAPQSLNLSYMVVKPSLKLKILFNMILKFRFKKAIVYFPTNFAVTHFYSIFTHLLEKSEHVQGELDIVISSLHGKLDAKPRMKTLSKFAEGYATKSVLFTTDVAARGLDIPDVDLVIQLDPPTEPDVFLHRCGRTGRANRIGNAITMLSEGREEEYVNFLDIKNIQLRKQDVPSVSDKESEWYNQEFKSWLLVDRIRYDHSVRCYVAYVRYYSKHVASSIFRLSELDYYSLAKLHGLTRFPKMPENKYIKSFPEDGWIDDSIDFDHYQYKDTAKEEARLQELKTERRKKERKEKALLKKELKEKNSAWSKKVESKETKLERREKMAKRREAVEAEIKRQREQEDSDESEVEVDWKDLVRANKKKKAKVQSNGFFDDL
- a CDS encoding uncharacterized protein (PKUD0B01530; similar to Saccharomyces cerevisiae YGR012W; ancestral locus Anc_4.148); translated protein: MSGKAFVYSVIVSVSASILTYKIIKSLNGAAKDVPRKRENVADLIGNTPMVRIKSLSEATGCEIYAKLELANPGGSAKDRVALSVIRHFEEIGELVPGRGDVLFEGTSGSTGISFAMLCNSLGYTAHICLPDDTSLEKLQLLDSYGAEIEKVKPASIVDPNQYVNAARKGALALRNDKSTQANGVFADQFENDNNWRVHYNTTGPEIWEQMDHNIDYFITGSGTGGTIAGCSKFLKSVSRKVKIFLADPQGSGMFNRVKYGVMYDTVEKEGTRRRHQVDTIIEGVGLNRITHNFLQGEHCVDDAIRVTDEQAVRMARFLSSNDGLFVGSSSSINAVAAVKVAKNAAPGSRIVIIACDSGSRHLSKFWKEALKVDKNLTLEDVLNV
- a CDS encoding uncharacterized protein (PKUD0B01580; ancestral locus Anc_1.121; MATa1 gene), producing MYEMSLGKDVGTIILPILTICSLTSEFCDKNETRKPLNIELPRLESMSGIPTTENSNLRRLIDDCQDSFEKEVGILMNNDLPLTLVEDLFKRYKEFFWEKYKLMNNLIDTPRLPEHLTFDDHWILDDSLSLENLNDIPMLQPYQLSDFEITQAEITTTSDILGEPLTIELSGSQLSEQNTPIFSQNFGIYDYLNSITNEIESSTTDSGHNRRHRPSKDVKEKLEQIFTKVKNPNSVEREYIAKKCNMTPTQVRIWFTNKRARQIKTRDT
- a CDS encoding uncharacterized protein (PKUD0B01550; similar to Saccharomyces cerevisiae YNL245C (CWC25); ancestral locus Anc_1.117); the encoded protein is MPSDLNLKKSWNPKLLKNREIVWQREQELLREHRKNQLHKAKLDEINEKNELLSLTEPSKDLTKRKDKNISWMYGSEQSASTDGEKIDEDILLGKRSVVDALVDNAKKDKKLTRMEKVMKTGEGYINQDNQSGEMSTKKKIAKLSKDDPLYTMKLQQIKRQEYLARQEKANSLRARIETNKKTSRNSEGRFEKDHGMHNRCKNKEHSAKGGKHNNYRSVERDSREYDPRYKKNNSRYGYRDNYRVRD